Below is a genomic region from Telmatobacter sp. DSM 110680.
TCTTCACGTCGAAGACGCACCCATTCCGCGGGGAACCACGATCTCGGTCTCCGACCTCTTCTTCAACACACCGGCGCGTCGCAAATTTCTTCGCGCAGAATCCACTGAGCTTTCGCATGTTACGGCTCTGGTGACGCACTACGCGTTGGCTCATCCAGAAAAACACTTCGAGCTCGTCTCCGCGTCGCACACGCTGGTATCTGCTCCCCCCGTCAGCCGACCAGCCGAGCGCATCTATCAGATCTTCGGCAAAGAAACCCTTTCTCAATTGCTCCCCGTCGCTGCGGAGATACGTTTCGACCGGGCCGGACTTCCCGAACCTCCTCCATGGAAACGCGATCCTGATGAACCGCCTCGAGATCCCGGCGCATTGCGGGTGTCTGGCTTCTATTCCAAACCCGAACTGCAAAAGCTCAATCGCAATTCGATCTATATCTTCGTCAACAAGCGCCTGATCCGCGACCGCCTGCTCTTGCACGCCATCGCCGAGGCCTACCGGAACATCATCCCGCCCACCAGCTCTCCCGTTGTGTTGTTGTTCCTTGAAATGCCGCCCGAAGAAGTGGACGTAAACGTTCATCCTGCGAAAACAGAAGTCCGCTTCCGCCAGCAGTCCCTTGTCCACGATTTTGTCCGCGACAGTCTTCGCAACGCGCTCATCGCCGCTCGTCCATCAGCCGCTTTTATGGCAGCCCTCGATTCATCTCCTGCTGCCTCGCCGTCTCTCATCCCCGTGCCCATCTCCCGGCTTCCCGGGGCTCCGCATGATCTGAACCCGGATCTGAACCCAAGCGTGCCACCCGACAGCGACGCCGGCCTGATCCCAACTTCCGATGCTTTTCAATTGACCCCTCGACCCATCAGTCCCTTGCCCGGTAAACTGCCCTTCGGCGATAGCGAGATTGCCACCCGGGTCGAGCAGCAAACATTCCGCCAAGTCGCTGCAGCTCTGCTAGATGCCCCTGCCAACGAGGCCGGCCATGAAAGCTGTTCGCCCGAGCTCGCGAACACATTCCCCAACCAGGCCGCGCAGACCGGAACCGCCCAGGTTGAAGCCGACCAAGCCGCCGCAAATCTCAACCAGCTTGGATCGCTCCGCCCCCTCGGCCAGCTCCGCGAGTCGTTCATCCTTGCCACCGGCGATCAAGGCTTATGGATAATCGACCAGCATGTGGCACACGAACGCATTCTTTTTGAGAAGATTCTGCGCGATCGACAGGTCGAAAAAGTCCATCGTCAGCGCCTTCTGATGCCGCTGCTCGTCGAGCTGAAACCATGGCAAATGGTAATTTTTGCGCAAATTGCCGATGAATTGGAACAAAACGGCTTCGAGGTAGAACCCTTTGGCCCTCAAACACTTGCAGTCAAGGGCGCGCCTGTGGGCCTCGAGGGCAGCGCGCTTGAGCGCATGCTCACTCAGGTCATTGAGCAATCTGAAGCGCCAAGTGAACCCACGTTGAATGAGAACCTTACGTCCTTGCGAACTAGGATTGCCGCCTCCATCGCGTGCCACTCCGCCATCAAGATCAATACCCCCCTTGACCCGAAGCGAATGGAGTGGCTATTGTTGGAACTTGCAAAGACCGAGCATCCAACGAGTTGCCCCCACGGTCGTCCGATAGCTCTGCTCTACTCGTGGAAGGACATTCAACGGGCCTTCCATCGAATTTAAAAGGCATTTAAGATAAAACATGGGTGGTCGTCCTCCGCAGTGTGCGTAGGACTGCCAGGGCGCTAGCGCCGACCCGGAAGTGAGGTTTTTCTTTGACATCGGAGCAATTAGTACAAGCGCGCGCAGAAAGAATGCGCCAAAACGGCCTTGGAACACTCACCTTGGAAGATGCCCGTACCTGGATTGAAGAGACCGGACTTTGTCTTTTCTTACCGAAACGGCAATTTTCGTCTTCCGTAGCACCCTCATTTGTTGAAGCCGTCGCCGGACGGCCGGAAGTTACCCCCGATCCAAAGACCATCGCCCATGCCGAAGATCTTCTAGTCCGGCTTGAAAATGATGGAGTTGCGGTTCGGCTCAATCTGCTGGGACAGCCCGGCGAGCAGCCTGATTTCGTCGTCGCTGCGTGGGTTCTCCCTTATGTCTATGCGCTTCGCGGTGACCGCGACTGGCGCCGCAGCCCGCAATTGACCGGCTCTCGACAGGTTTCCCAACTTGCCGTTCACGTTTACAAGAACCTCGAGTCTGGGGACGCCACCGTATCTCATCTGAAACAGGCATTGGGCAAGGAAGTCTCCGAGTCGGCCGTCGTTCGGGCTATCACGGAACTGTGGCAGCAGCTTCGCATCATCCCGGTGATCGCGGCTCGTGGT
It encodes:
- the mutL gene encoding DNA mismatch repair endonuclease MutL; protein product: MGRIRVLSDQVANQIAAGEVVDRPASVVKELLENALDAGAHRIRVEVEAGGRKLIRIADDGQGMNRDDALLAFERHATSKLRTAEELLSICTLGFRGEALPSIASVARVSLETSTGEEAGTRMDIAGGKILHVEDAPIPRGTTISVSDLFFNTPARRKFLRAESTELSHVTALVTHYALAHPEKHFELVSASHTLVSAPPVSRPAERIYQIFGKETLSQLLPVAAEIRFDRAGLPEPPPWKRDPDEPPRDPGALRVSGFYSKPELQKLNRNSIYIFVNKRLIRDRLLLHAIAEAYRNIIPPTSSPVVLLFLEMPPEEVDVNVHPAKTEVRFRQQSLVHDFVRDSLRNALIAARPSAAFMAALDSSPAASPSLIPVPISRLPGAPHDLNPDLNPSVPPDSDAGLIPTSDAFQLTPRPISPLPGKLPFGDSEIATRVEQQTFRQVAAALLDAPANEAGHESCSPELANTFPNQAAQTGTAQVEADQAAANLNQLGSLRPLGQLRESFILATGDQGLWIIDQHVAHERILFEKILRDRQVEKVHRQRLLMPLLVELKPWQMVIFAQIADELEQNGFEVEPFGPQTLAVKGAPVGLEGSALERMLTQVIEQSEAPSEPTLNENLTSLRTRIAASIACHSAIKINTPLDPKRMEWLLLELAKTEHPTSCPHGRPIALLYSWKDIQRAFHRI